The window CAAGTAAGGCTAACTCTGCTATTGTCCATGGGGGATATGCTGAATCTCACTCTAAAGTAAAAGGAAGAGTATGCTATCAGGGAAGAGTTCAGTTTGACAGGTTAAATAAAGAGCTGAATTTTGGATTTAGAAAAAATGGATCTTTAGTTATAGCTTTTGAAGAGGAGGATCTTCCTAAACTTAAGGAGTTAAAAGCAAATGGTGAATTAAACGGACTTAAGGATCTATCTATTTTAACTCATGATGAGATAGTAGCTATGGAACCAAATATCAATCCAGAAGTAAAATATGCCCTATACTGTAAAGGTGCTGGAATCTGTTCTCCATATGAGTATGTTATAGCTCTAACTGAAAATGCCATTGAAAATGGAGTTGAACTTAAATTAAACTCTAAAGTTATAGGTATCAAAGAAATCCAAGAAAATGATAAGAGATATTTTGAAATAGAAAATGAAAAGGGAGAAAAGGTATATAGCTACTTTATTGTAAACTCAGCTGGACTTGGTGGAGCAGAAGTTGCAAAATTAATTGGTGATACCAGCTTTGAGATATATCCACGTTCTGGAGAGTATATGCTACTTAAAAGAGGATATGGAGAGCTGGTTAAACAGGTGGTTTTCCAAATGCCAAGTAAACTTGGTAAAGGAATTCTTGTAACTCCTACATATCATACAAATCTTTTAATTGGTCCTGATGCATTAAATGAAAATGCTGTGGATCTTAATACCCACGTAGAGAGACTTTCTAAGATATTTAAACAGGCACTTCACAGTATTCCATCTCTTGATATCAACCAGTTTATCAGAAGTTTTGCTGGAGTACGTGCTGTAAGTTCAACTGATGATTTTATTATAAAGGTATCAGATGCAAATCCTGGATTTATTCTTGCTACAGGAATTCAATCTCCTGGACTTACTTCATCACCAGCTATTGCACAGGAAGTAGTGGAGATATTAAAAAATCAGGGAGTTAAACTTAATAAGAAAAAAGATTTTAATCCTAATAGAAAGGGAATAGTGTGTGATCCAAATGAAAAGATATGGGCTCAAGGAAAGGATATCAAGAAATATGTAGATCTTCCAAAGGGAGATCCAGAGCGTTTTGTATGCCGTTGTGAGCAAGTAAAAGAATCAACTATTGAAGATGCTTTAAATAGAAATATTGAGGTTACAACTGTAGATGGAATAAAAAGACGTACCCGTGCTGGAATGGGGCTATGTCAGGGAAATTTCTGCAGAACAAGAGTTTTTGAATATTTAAAAGAAAAAGTTGGAGAAAAAGCTGATATCAATACAGATGTTGAGGATAAACATATTTCAAGAGTATCAAAGGCAGAACTTGTAAAATCTATAAAAGAAAATTAAAACAAAAATGGGGAGTTAAAACAGCTCCCCATATTCTATATTATTATCTTCATTATATTTTATTATCTTTCTTACCTTTTCAAAATCAGGATATATCTCCTCTTCAAAAGCCATATTTAAAATATTGGTTACCTTTGACCAGATCTGTACATAGAGGTCTATATTTTCCTTCACACTCTCTTCTGACTCACCTAATTTCAAAGCAAGGATTGTAAGTTCAAGTTTTAATATTTCAGGTTCGTCCATCAAAATATCAAAGGCATTTTTTAATTTTAACAGCATCTCAAGATTACGTATCTTATAGGCAACAGCAATCTCCTCTACCATATCTCTTTTTGCCTCTGTAAATATATTGGGTCCCTCTTCCATATTCAATATTTTATCCTTAAATCCTTCTTCCTTCCCACTCATAATATATCCTCCCCCTAAATATATTAACTGAATTAATACTTTGTGGTTAATTCAATTATACCCTTTTATCCAATTAATTCCAAATTTTTGTATTTTATTATTGATAGTATACATATTTTAACTGGTATAAAAATATGTAATATTTACACCCATATACAGATTAATTTTTAGATTTAATTTTCTTAATTTTGTACTTTTAATATTATTCCTATTCTGGAAAACACTTTGCTCTTTTTCTTATAACACTCATCAATTGAAGATTATAAAAGATAAAAAGACTTTTGTTATAGATTTTTATCAGTTCAAAATGTACCAAAAAATTATTTTATTATTGATAGTATACATATTGTAAGATAATATTTATATTTTTTCAAAGTAGAAATAAAATTTTTATTCTTTTTTTATTATTATTGTTTATATACATATTTTCTTATATTGGAATTTTATGTTCCATCTTCTAAATATATACATATTAATATAATATATCTGACTTATTTGATATTTTAATAGATACCTATTATATCCTCTCTTTCATACTGCTACTTTTTATTTATGTTAATAGTTATATCCATTAATATTTTTAATAGTTACTATTTTATTCCAAAAAATAAAAAAGTAACTCTCTTGTAAAGGAGTTACTTTATTAATGTATGGATACATATGTCTTTTTTCTATGACCACGCTTCACTGCTGTATTCCTTCTTAACCATAGTATGGAGAAGATCAATAAATTTTGCCATATAGTCACTTTGCACAACACCTTTATTAGTAACTATCTGGATCTTAAGTTCCTCTGTCTGATTTTTAAGTGGGAATATAAATAGAGGGTTATCTCTATTCTTTTCATTATATAGATGTGCTCTTTTTATAACTATTGTTGGGCACACCCCAGCAGCCAGATTTGCATTACATAGAGCTATCTGAGTTTCATAATCCCCTGTGTAGTATAAAATATTAAGGTCCACATTATCCCTTTGAGCATAGTGCATCAAAATCCCATGAATAGTTGTAACCTCTGCATTACTTACAAGTGGAACATCTTTAAACTCTTCCAATGCTATACCTTTTCCAAATCTTTTGATATCTTCTTTTTTATAGTACTTGTCAAATAAAGTACGTGAAATAAGAAAATAAAGTTTATCTTTCCCTAGAGAGACAATATTAAATTGAGGACTTCCCTGGGTATTAAGATCCAATATCATATCTATCTCCTCTTTTAGAAGCATCTGTTCCAGAGTTCTGGTATCTCTTATTACAAATGATATGATTACCTTTGGAAAATATTTGTTGTATTCAGTTAAAAGACTTGAAAGAATAACATTAATTCTAGTACCATTGACACCTATAGTAAGTTTTTGTTTACTCTCTCCCTTTAATTTATCCAGCTTTTTTTTGAACTTATCCTCTAAAGTTTTCATATCACATAGAGTATTATAAAGCTCCTGACCAGCTGGGGTGAGAGAAAGTCTCGGTCTTCTTTTAAAAAGTTCTACATCATATTCCTCTTCCAATCTCTTAATATGATCACTTACACATTGCTGAGTTACAAAAGAACGTGATGCAGCTCTACTGATACTCATTTCTTCCACTACTGTCATAAATATTTTCAGTCCTGCTAACACTTTTTCACCTCCTCTTTTTTCTAATATACCACTATATTTTTACTAATACAAGTTTTTACTTGTGTATCCCTATATAAAAAACTGTTTTACTTTTTACATTTTTTCAATTATAATCTATTTAAGAACATGAGGAGTTCGGAAAACGTCTTCCAAGTGTTCCATAATAAGTATGTTAAAGTTTAATATGTTGTTTTTTAATTTTATTTAAATATATTTACCATTTGATATGGAGGTTGATTACATGTTCAAAGATCTTCATTCTGAAATTACAAGTTTGGATATACTATTAAACTTACAAATTCAAGTACTTGGACTTACACAAAGAGAAAACAATTCTAGCAACAAAGATGAATTTGCAATGTTATCAGAAAACTATCTTAAATATGCAGAATAATTCTCAAAACAAAAATAGTGCGATTGCCCGTCGCACTATTTTTTTACAAAAAATTACTTGAATTTTCCAAATTTGTAAATATATTTTTGACTTAAACTACATTTTTTTGTATCTTTTTCTTTCATATTGTGATAAAATAAAAAGATATTTAAATTCTATTGTTAAATGGAGGTGTATATGAGTATAACGCTGCTGGATATTAAAGAGGATGTAAATAGATACATCAACATAATATCAACTCTTATGAAAGTGGACGTAGGAGTGGTAGACAGCTCTATGAGAAGAGTCACAGGTACCGGGCTCTACAAAAATATAGCTGGGGTTTCAGCCCTTGGAAGTGTGTATAAAAATACCATTGAAACAGGTAAAACCCATATTATTAAAAATCCACGACAACACCCTTTATGTTCTCAGTGCAAGGATATAGAAAACTGTAAGGAACTCCTTGAGATATCAACTCCTATATACTGCCAGACAGAAATTGTTGGAGTACTTG of the Fusobacterium sp. DD2 genome contains:
- a CDS encoding NAD(P)/FAD-dependent oxidoreductase, whose translation is MKIYDITIIGAGVIGASVARELSKYELSTLLIEGENDVSMGSSKANSAIVHGGYAESHSKVKGRVCYQGRVQFDRLNKELNFGFRKNGSLVIAFEEEDLPKLKELKANGELNGLKDLSILTHDEIVAMEPNINPEVKYALYCKGAGICSPYEYVIALTENAIENGVELKLNSKVIGIKEIQENDKRYFEIENEKGEKVYSYFIVNSAGLGGAEVAKLIGDTSFEIYPRSGEYMLLKRGYGELVKQVVFQMPSKLGKGILVTPTYHTNLLIGPDALNENAVDLNTHVERLSKIFKQALHSIPSLDINQFIRSFAGVRAVSSTDDFIIKVSDANPGFILATGIQSPGLTSSPAIAQEVVEILKNQGVKLNKKKDFNPNRKGIVCDPNEKIWAQGKDIKKYVDLPKGDPERFVCRCEQVKESTIEDALNRNIEVTTVDGIKRRTRAGMGLCQGNFCRTRVFEYLKEKVGEKADINTDVEDKHISRVSKAELVKSIKEN
- a CDS encoding LysR family transcriptional regulator — protein: MLAGLKIFMTVVEEMSISRAASRSFVTQQCVSDHIKRLEEEYDVELFKRRPRLSLTPAGQELYNTLCDMKTLEDKFKKKLDKLKGESKQKLTIGVNGTRINVILSSLLTEYNKYFPKVIISFVIRDTRTLEQMLLKEEIDMILDLNTQGSPQFNIVSLGKDKLYFLISRTLFDKYYKKEDIKRFGKGIALEEFKDVPLVSNAEVTTIHGILMHYAQRDNVDLNILYYTGDYETQIALCNANLAAGVCPTIVIKRAHLYNEKNRDNPLFIFPLKNQTEELKIQIVTNKGVVQSDYMAKFIDLLHTMVKKEYSSEAWS